Proteins encoded together in one Lagopus muta isolate bLagMut1 chromosome 3, bLagMut1 primary, whole genome shotgun sequence window:
- the VCPIP1 gene encoding deubiquitinating protein VCPIP1, protein MSQPRQQPPPPPSPQQQPQPPPPAAAKKRERRIFSGTCPDPKCQARLFFPAHGPQGAGSIECTDCGQRHEQRQLLAVEEVTDPDLVLHNLLRNALLGVSGAGPPRRNTELVKVLGLSNYHCKLLAPILARYGMDKQTGKAKLLTEMNQGDIFDCSLLGDRAFLIEPEHVETVGYGKDRSGSLIYLHDTLEDIKKANNSQECLIPVHVDGDGHCLVHAVSRALVGRELFWHALRENLKKHFEENLSHYKALFHDFIDVAEWEDIINECDPLFVPPEGVPMGLRNIHIFGLANVLHRPIILLDSLSGMRSSGDYSATFLPGLVPLEKCMGKDGMLNKPICIAWSSSGRNHYIPLVGIKGAALPKLPRKLLPKAWGVPQDLIKKYIKLEEDGGCVIGGDRSLQDKYLMRLVAAMEEVFMSKHGIHPSLVADVHQYFYRRTGVIGVQPEEVTAAAKKAVMDNRLHRCLMCGALSEHHVPPEWLAPGGKLYNLAKNTHGQLRPDKNYSFPLNNLVCSYSPAKDVLVPDYSLSSLTTCNWCHSNLVRRVREDGSVSYLDGDRTNTRSTGGKCGCGFKHYWEGKEYDNLPEAFPITLEWSGRVVRETVYWFQYESDTSLNSNVYDVAMKLVTKHFPGEFGSEILVQKVVNTILHQTAKKNPDDYTPVNIDGAHAQRAGEVQQGQELESQLPTKIILTGQKTKTLHKEELNMSKTERTIQQNIADQASVMQKRKSEKVKHEHKGQPRTVSPGAVREGPSSAPATPTKTPYSPTSTKEKKIRITTNDGRQSMLTLKCTTTFLELQESIAREFNIPPYLQCIRYGFPPKELLPPKEGMENEPVPLQHGDRIAIEILKGKEESSQPAAAHSAHAVKHDDVAVTSKISSKELQEQVDKEMYSLCLLATLMGEDVWSYAKGLPQLFQQGGVFYSIMKKTTGLVDGKHCTFPHLPGKNFVYNAAEDRLELCVDAAGHFPIGPDVEDLVKEALSQVRAEAASRSREASPSHGMLKLGSGGVVKKKSEQLHNITAFQGKGHSLGTASGSQQHDQRARETPLLRKHSTETDFSPAKIEPSVFPAASGKSELIRIAPGVVTMRDSRQLDPTLIEAQRKKLQEMVSSIQASMDRHLRDQNTEQSAAVDVSQRKVEAVSSTAKTGSFQAGLPEPFSAPGGTEHLNIESAGDNMVNSVGTTFPARSKAQKGNSVEELEEMDSQDAGISNVTEPMDHS, encoded by the exons ATGTCCCAGCCCCGgcagcagccgccgccgccgccgtctCCTCAGCAGCAGCCGCAGCCGCCGCCTCCGGCCGCCGCCAAGAAGCGGGAGCGGCGCATCTTCTCGGGCACCTGCCCCGACCCCAAATGCCAGGCGCGGCTGTTCTTCCCGGCCCACGGGCCGCAGGGCGCCGGCAGCATCGAGTGCACGGACTGCGGGCAGCGGCACGAGCAGCGGCAGCTGCTGGCGGTGGAGGAGGTGACGGACCCCGACCTGGTGCTGCACAACCTGCTGCGGAACGCGCTGCTGGGCGTCAGCGGCGCCGGGCCGCCCCGCAGGAACACCGAGCTCGTCAAGGTGCTGGGCCTCTCCAACTACCACTGCAAGCTGCTGGCCCCCATCCTGGCCCGCTACGGCATGGACAAGCAGACGGGCAAGGCCAAGCTCCTCACGGAGATGAACCAGGGAGACATCTTCGACTGCTCCCTGCTGGGGGACCGCGCCTTCCTCATCGAGCCGGAGCACGTCGAGACCGTCGGCTACGGCAAGGACCGCTCCGGCAGCCTCATCTACCTGCATGACACTCTGGAAGACATCAAGAAGGCCAACAACAGCCAGGAGTGCCTCATTCCCGTCCACGTGGATGGAGACGGCCACTGTCTGGTCCATGCGGTCTCACGGGCGCTCGTGGGCAGGGAACTGTTCTGGCACGCTCTGCGAGAGAACTTGAAGAAGCATTTTGAGGAGAACCTGAGTCACTACAAGGCGCTCTTCCACGATTTTATCGACGTGGCTGAGTGGGAGGACATCATCAATGAGTGCGACCCGTTGTTTGTTCCTCCGGAAGGTGTGCCCATGGGCCTTAGGAATATTCACATCTTTGGCCTGGCCAACGTGCTTCATCGGCCTATCATCCTGTTAGACTCACTGAGCGGAATGCGAAGCTCTGGAGACTATTCAGCAACATTCCTCCCTGGTCTGGTACCCCTAGAAAAATGTATGGGAAAAGATGGCATGTTGAACAAGCCGATTTGCATCGCCTGGAGTAGTTCAGGACGTAACCATTATATTCCTCTGGTTGGAATAAAAGGTGCTGCTTTACCTAAACTGCCTAGAAAGCTCCTGCCTAAAGCCTGGGGAGTTCCACAAGATCTCATCAAAAAATACATCAAGTTAGAGGAGGACGGTGGTTGTGTTATCGGAGGAGACAGAAGCTTGCAAGATAAGTATTTGATGAGGCTGGTTGCTGCAATGGAGGAGGTTTTCATGAGTAAACACGGTATTCACCCCAGTCTTGTAGCTGATGTGCATCAGTACTTCTACAGAAGGACTGGGGTAATAGGAGTCCAGCCTGAAGAAGTCACGGCAGCTGCCAAAAAAGCAGTGATGGACAACCGCCTTCACAGGTGCCTGATGTGTGGAGCCCTTTCAGAACATCATGTGCCTCCAGAGTGGTTGGCTCCAGGGGGAAAATTGTATAATCTGGCAAAAAATACCCACGGTCAGCTGCGGCCTGACAAAAATTACAGCTTTCCCCTGAACAATTTGGTGTGTTCTTACAGCCCTGCAAAGGATGTGCTGGTACCAGACTACAGCCTGAGTAGTTTGACTACGTGTAACTGGTGTCACAGTAACTTAGTGCGTCGTGTCCGAGAAGACGGCTCTGTTTCGTATTTGGATGGAGACAGAACTAACACTAGGTCTACGGGTGGCAAGTGTGGCTGTGGATTCAAGCACTACTGGGAAGGTAAAGAGTATGATAACCTCCCCGAAGCGTTTCCCATTACTCTTGAGTGGAGTGGAAGAGTGGTGAGAGAGACGGTCTACTGGTTTCAGTACGAAAGTGACACCTCTTTGAACAGCAACGTGTATGATGTTGCCATGAAGCTTGTCACCAAACACTTCCCTGGTGAGTTTGGTAGTGAGATTCTTGTTCAGAAAGTTGTCAACACGATATTGCATCAAACTGCCAAAAAGAACCCTGATGATTATACCCCTGTAAATATTGACGGTGCTCATGCCCAAAGAGCTGGGGAGGTACAGCAAGGACAAGAGTTAGAATCACAACTTCCAACCAAAATTATTTTGACTGGACAGAAGACAAAAACTTTGCACAAGGAGGAGTTAAATAtgagcaaaactgaaagaaCTATTCAGCAGAACATTGCAGACCAGGCCTCTGTGATGCAGAAACggaaaagtgaaaaagtaaAACATGAGCACAAAGGGCAACCGAGAACTGTGTCTCCAGGGGCTGTTCGTGAGGGGCCATCATCTGCACCTGCTACGCCAACAAAAACCCCGTATTCGCCAACAtctacaaaggaaaagaaaatccgAATAACAACGAATGATGGGAGGCAGTCCATGCTTACCCTGAAGTGCACTACCACTTTCTTGGAACTACAGGAAAGCATAGCTAGAGAGTTTAATATTCCTCCATATTTGCAATGTATTCGCTATGGCTTTCCTCCTAAAGAGCTTTTGCCTCCCAAAGAAGGCATGGAAAATGAACCTGTGCCTTTGCAGCATGGTGACAGAATTGCCATAGAAATCCTGAAAGGTAAGGAGGAGAGcagccagcctgctgcagcacactcAGCCCACGCCGTGAAACATGACGATGTGGCAGTGACCAGTAAAATCTCATcgaaggagctgcaggagcaagTTGATAAGGAGATGTACTCTCTGTGTCTTCTAGCAACACTGATGG GAGAAGATGTCTGGTCTTATGCAAAGGGCCTTCCTCAATTGTTTCAGCAGGGTGGAGTATTCTACAGCATAATGAAGAAAACCacag GTTTGGTCGATGGCAAGCACTGTACTTTTCCACATCTGCCTGGTAAAAACTTTGTGTACAACGCGGCGGAAGATCGATTAGAGCTGTGTGTGGATGCTGCTGGGCACTTTCCTATCGGTCCTGATGTCGAAGACTTGGTTAAAGAGGCCTTAAGTCAAGTGCGAGCAGAAGCTGCTTCACGAAGCAGGGAAGCAAGTCCATCTCATGGAATGCTGAAGCTGGGTAGTGGTGGAgtagtgaaaaagaaatctgaacagCTACATAACATAACTGCATTTCAAGGAAAGGGCCATTCGCTAGGAACTGCATCTGGTAGTCAACAACATGATCAAAGAGCCAGGGAAACACCACTTTTAAGAAAGCATAGTACAGAAACAGACTTCAGTCCTGCTAAAATTGAGCCTTCTGTATTCCCAGCTGCTTCTGGTAAGAGCGAGCTGATCCGAATAGCTCCTGGAGTTGTGACAATGAGAGACAGCAGGCAGCTCGACCCTACTTTGATTGAGGCACAGAGAAAAAAGTTGCAGGAAATGGTCTCCTCTATTCAGGCTTCAATGGATAGACACTTGCGGGATCAGAATACAGAGCAGTCAGCAGCAGTTGATGTATCTCAAAGAAAAGTAGAGGCAGTGAGTTCAACTGCTAAAACTGGGAGCTTTCAGGCTGGCTTGCCTGAACCGTTTTCTGCACCGGGTGGTACTGAACACTTGAATATTGAGTCAGCTGGTGATAACATGGTGAATTCTGTGGGAACAACTTTCCCTGCAAGGTCTAAAGCACAAAAGGGAAATTCTGTTGAGGAGCTTGAGGAAATGGATAGTCAAGATGCAGGAATTAGTAATGTAACTGAGCCAATGGATCACTCTTGA